One region of Deinococcus yavapaiensis KR-236 genomic DNA includes:
- a CDS encoding DEAD/DEAH box helicase, with product MPKNGFTLTQATSGAPRAASFDDFHLPDVIGQAVRDLGFTVPTDIQLKAWTPASEGHDVLGTAATGSGKTAAFLLPILTRLCRNKQAGTRALVLAPTRELAAQIETVARSLTRFTSLTVTSVYGGVSEKPQIQALRNGANIVIACPGRLLDLMRASHAHFGGLEVLVLDEADRMLDMGFLPDIKKVLAQLPRERQTMLFSATMPNAIERLARELLRTPVRIGVEKVTRANDLVELRAYHVPETSKAPLLIELLGRGEVDSAIVFTRTKHRANRVAEKLARAGVTVERIHGNRSQAQRDAALSGFKSGKYRVLVATDIAQRGIDVEELGFVVNFDVPTTPDDFVHRAGRTGRAGRAGVAITLVSPGEASDWRAIETRVERRVPRFTLPGFDVNAPGEAVERPKAERLAEMRAQKAQERARHEARRANAAAQQRPSGTSNSASVPAEPRGTRGNGRRRNSSASAATRER from the coding sequence ATGCCGAAGAACGGATTCACTTTGACGCAAGCAACATCCGGCGCGCCGCGCGCCGCTTCATTCGACGACTTTCACCTGCCCGACGTGATCGGACAGGCCGTACGCGACCTCGGCTTCACCGTGCCGACCGACATTCAACTCAAAGCGTGGACGCCCGCGTCTGAGGGCCACGACGTTCTCGGCACGGCCGCCACGGGCAGCGGAAAGACGGCGGCGTTCCTGCTGCCGATCCTCACGAGGCTGTGCCGCAACAAACAGGCGGGCACGCGCGCCTTGGTGCTCGCGCCCACGCGCGAACTCGCCGCGCAAATCGAGACCGTCGCGCGGTCCTTGACGCGCTTCACGTCCCTGACGGTCACCTCGGTGTACGGCGGCGTGAGCGAAAAACCGCAAATTCAAGCGCTGAGAAACGGCGCGAACATCGTCATCGCCTGCCCGGGGCGACTGCTCGACTTGATGCGCGCCAGTCACGCCCACTTCGGCGGGCTCGAAGTCCTCGTGCTCGACGAGGCCGACCGGATGCTCGACATGGGCTTCCTGCCCGACATCAAGAAGGTGCTCGCCCAGTTGCCGCGCGAACGGCAGACGATGCTGTTCTCGGCGACGATGCCAAACGCCATCGAACGCCTCGCGCGTGAGCTGTTGAGGACGCCCGTGCGTATCGGCGTGGAAAAGGTCACGCGCGCCAATGACCTCGTGGAACTCCGCGCCTACCACGTGCCCGAAACGTCGAAGGCGCCGCTCCTCATCGAGTTGCTCGGGCGTGGCGAGGTGGACAGCGCCATCGTCTTCACGCGCACGAAGCACCGCGCCAATCGCGTCGCCGAGAAGCTCGCGCGGGCCGGCGTGACCGTCGAGCGCATTCACGGCAACCGCAGTCAAGCGCAGCGGGACGCTGCCTTGAGCGGCTTCAAGAGCGGCAAGTACCGCGTGCTCGTCGCGACGGACATCGCCCAGCGCGGCATCGACGTCGAAGAGCTTGGCTTCGTCGTGAACTTCGACGTGCCCACCACGCCCGACGACTTCGTGCACCGCGCGGGACGTACCGGGCGAGCGGGTCGCGCGGGCGTCGCGATCACCTTGGTCTCGCCGGGTGAAGCGAGCGATTGGCGCGCCATCGAAACGCGTGTGGAGCGCCGCGTGCCCCGCTTCACCTTGCCCGGCTTCGACGTCAACGCTCCGGGCGAAGCCGTGGAGAGACCGAAGGCCGAACGGCTCGCGGAAATGCGCGCTCAGAAAGCGCAAGAGCGGGCGCGTCACGAAGCGCGCCGCGCCAACGCGGCGGCTCAGCAACGACCGTCCGGAACGTCGAATTCCGCCAGCGTTCCCGCCGAGCCTCGCGGCACGCGCGGAAACGGCCGTCGCCGCAACTCCAGCGCGAGCGCGGCCACGCGCGAGCGATGA
- a CDS encoding BTAD domain-containing putative transcriptional regulator encodes MALPSWHLDLFGQPRVRDPDGQDVRADRKSLALLAYLALEGVTPRSRLAGLLWPDTLEATARNNLVHKLRRLRARTDTNLVDAGEKTLALRGDVIVDVHEVLRDRRHGRHEVVLNAVGLLLDGVDFDDLPDFQDWLLAWRERLDTYRWEAFDHELARLEGIGEYTRAAEIAARWEELDPLSEDVARHSMRLQHLAGNSAGALRTYARLRRTLERELQAQPRARTRALAEEIERGEQLPALGTPPAAPSLPLSVFRPPALIGREDAWARMEAAWQAGQLIYLTGAPGTGKTRLALDFARSKGATLRLEHRPGDETVPYSSSARWARQMLRHAPHLTLTPFQKRELSRILPEFREGDVPSMSGDTDKLAFYEALAQVADLALANVTAVVSDDIQHDDDASQESGRYYATRAASDASVTPQPRVLLTFRQGELSPQADAVMRGLVESGLAVLIELQPLGVANVRALLDSLDLPFAPDLDLELYRYAGGNPLFVLETIKFLAEEGLLERGLPERLAPPGRTGSVLERRLARLSPAALNAARAASVLRGDFTLELVAAVLRAPLLETASAWVELEAAQVVAGERFSHDLLYEAVWRGTPDTVRRLLHRSAARVLAESGGHPRRVAEHWREGAQPLEAARWFEQAARAANAALRTHEAQDCYQNAAEAYEAAGDSEAARRMSARSLLDPSGR; translated from the coding sequence ATGGCCCTCCCCTCTTGGCACCTCGATTTGTTCGGCCAACCGCGCGTACGAGACCCGGACGGACAGGACGTTCGTGCGGATCGCAAGTCTCTCGCCTTGCTGGCGTACCTCGCGTTGGAAGGCGTCACGCCTCGTTCCCGTTTGGCCGGTCTGCTTTGGCCCGACACGCTGGAAGCGACCGCCCGGAACAACCTCGTCCACAAGTTGAGGCGGCTTCGAGCCCGGACGGATACGAACCTCGTGGACGCCGGGGAAAAGACGCTGGCGTTGCGCGGCGACGTGATCGTGGACGTTCACGAGGTTCTACGCGATCGACGCCACGGGCGGCACGAAGTCGTGCTGAACGCGGTGGGGTTGCTGCTGGACGGCGTGGATTTCGACGATCTGCCCGACTTTCAAGATTGGCTGCTCGCTTGGCGCGAACGCCTCGACACGTACCGCTGGGAAGCGTTCGATCACGAGCTCGCGCGGCTGGAAGGCATCGGTGAGTACACCCGCGCCGCGGAGATCGCGGCGCGGTGGGAGGAACTCGACCCGCTGTCCGAGGATGTCGCCCGCCACAGCATGCGCTTGCAGCACCTCGCCGGAAATTCGGCCGGGGCGCTTCGAACGTACGCGCGGCTTCGGCGAACGCTCGAGCGCGAACTGCAAGCCCAGCCTCGAGCGCGAACGCGAGCCCTCGCGGAGGAAATCGAGCGCGGCGAGCAACTTCCCGCGCTCGGCACGCCTCCCGCCGCACCCTCGTTGCCGCTGAGCGTGTTCCGCCCCCCCGCGTTGATCGGCCGTGAAGACGCGTGGGCTCGCATGGAAGCGGCGTGGCAGGCGGGACAATTGATCTACCTGACGGGCGCGCCTGGTACCGGCAAAACCCGGCTCGCCCTCGACTTCGCCCGTTCGAAGGGCGCGACGCTGCGGCTCGAACACCGACCGGGCGACGAGACGGTACCTTACTCGTCGAGCGCCCGCTGGGCCCGTCAGATGCTACGGCACGCGCCGCACCTGACCCTCACGCCTTTTCAGAAGCGCGAGTTGTCGCGCATCCTTCCGGAATTCCGCGAGGGCGACGTTCCCTCCATGAGTGGCGACACCGACAAGTTGGCGTTCTACGAAGCGCTCGCGCAAGTGGCGGACCTCGCGCTCGCGAACGTGACCGCCGTGGTGTCCGACGACATTCAGCACGACGACGACGCTTCGCAGGAATCCGGGCGGTACTACGCGACGCGGGCGGCTTCGGACGCGTCCGTCACGCCGCAACCTCGCGTGCTGCTGACGTTTCGTCAAGGAGAGCTGTCACCGCAAGCGGACGCCGTCATGCGCGGCCTCGTGGAGAGCGGCCTGGCGGTCCTGATCGAGCTTCAGCCGCTGGGCGTAGCGAACGTGCGCGCGCTCCTCGACAGCCTCGACTTGCCGTTCGCGCCCGACCTCGACCTCGAGCTGTACCGCTACGCCGGGGGAAATCCGCTGTTCGTGCTCGAAACGATCAAGTTCCTGGCCGAGGAGGGCTTGCTCGAACGCGGCTTGCCCGAACGGCTCGCTCCGCCCGGTCGTACGGGATCGGTGTTGGAGCGGCGGCTCGCCCGACTGTCACCCGCGGCCCTGAACGCGGCGCGTGCGGCGAGCGTGCTGCGCGGAGACTTCACGCTCGAACTCGTGGCGGCCGTGCTGCGCGCGCCCCTCTTGGAGACCGCGAGCGCCTGGGTCGAGTTGGAAGCCGCTCAAGTCGTGGCGGGCGAGCGCTTCAGTCACGACTTGCTGTACGAGGCGGTATGGCGAGGAACGCCGGACACGGTGCGCCGCTTGCTGCACCGATCGGCGGCTCGCGTGCTCGCCGAGTCGGGCGGGCATCCTCGGCGTGTCGCGGAGCACTGGCGAGAGGGAGCGCAACCGCTCGAGGCGGCGAGATGGTTCGAGCAGGCCGCCCGCGCGGCGAACGCGGCTTTGCGCACCCACGAAGCCCAAGACTGCTACCAGAACGCCGCTGAAGCTTACGAAGCTGCGGGTGACTCGGAGGCGGCACGTCGAATGTCGGCGCGCTCCCTCCTCGACCCTTCCGGTCGCTGA
- a CDS encoding cupin domain-containing protein, with protein sequence MTHVGSVLYSQGNRIEFLETAGTTNGARVTVRAVYAPHGTYPPAHLHPSQTETFTVVQGELRVRMHGQDRTYKAGETFRVPPRVPHAMCNASGAPAVVNWTVEPALRREAFFEALYVETRDGRGRSSGLKGLLWRAGLLWRFRDEVTLAWGRRIHPHGERPKAVRPS encoded by the coding sequence ATGACCCACGTCGGAAGCGTGCTTTACAGCCAAGGCAACCGCATCGAGTTTCTCGAAACTGCGGGCACCACGAACGGCGCGCGCGTGACGGTACGCGCCGTGTACGCGCCTCACGGAACGTATCCTCCCGCTCATCTGCATCCGAGCCAAACCGAAACCTTCACCGTCGTACAGGGAGAACTGCGAGTTCGAATGCACGGACAGGACCGCACGTACAAGGCCGGGGAGACGTTTCGAGTTCCGCCGCGAGTTCCGCACGCCATGTGCAACGCCAGCGGCGCCCCCGCCGTCGTGAACTGGACGGTGGAGCCCGCGTTGCGCCGAGAAGCTTTCTTCGAAGCCCTGTACGTCGAAACCCGTGACGGTCGAGGTCGCTCGAGCGGCCTTAAAGGTCTCCTTTGGCGCGCGGGCCTCCTTTGGCGTTTCAGGGACGAGGTGACGCTCGCGTGGGGACGTCGAATCCACCCGCACGGCGAACGGCCCAAGGCAGTGAGACCGTCATGA
- a CDS encoding dihydrofolate reductase family protein, producing MRKVVVTEFLTLDGVMEEPSSWQRGYSSPDIGRFKHDELFESDALLLGRVTYEDFVGYWPTATDTGAFGERMNSLPKFVATTTPRTLEWNATALEGDVVTAVRTLKRQEGGNLLTYGSGSFARTLLRHGLVDELRLMVYPLVLGSGKRLFSGEDRLPLKLTSSRNLGADVMLLIYSPTTEL from the coding sequence ATGCGCAAGGTAGTCGTGACCGAATTCCTGACCCTCGACGGCGTGATGGAAGAACCCTCTTCGTGGCAGCGAGGCTACTCCAGTCCGGACATCGGTCGCTTCAAGCACGACGAACTCTTCGAAAGCGACGCCCTCCTGCTGGGCCGCGTGACTTACGAGGACTTCGTCGGGTATTGGCCGACCGCGACGGACACGGGGGCGTTCGGCGAACGGATGAACAGCTTGCCGAAGTTCGTCGCCACGACTACCCCGAGAACCTTGGAGTGGAACGCCACCGCGCTCGAAGGAGACGTGGTCACGGCGGTACGAACGCTCAAACGCCAAGAGGGCGGGAACCTCCTCACCTACGGCAGCGGCTCCTTCGCGCGGACGCTCTTGCGGCACGGCCTCGTGGACGAGCTTCGCCTGATGGTCTATCCACTCGTTCTCGGAAGCGGCAAGCGCTTGTTCTCCGGCGAGGACCGACTTCCGCTGAAGCTCACCTCTTCGAGGAACCTCGGCGCGGACGTGATGCTTTTGATCTATTCGCCCACGACCGAACTCTGA
- a CDS encoding HD domain-containing phosphohydrolase — protein MPAIEHHPLTPEQLLDLQRHVTSLLVASNASHDVVSLILDHVRVALSAHSASVDLQDADRSVLHRVAAIGYTSEALQGWRDVPLTSGAPITDAVLERRAIYLTATQWDAQYPHLAGVRLPSMQSVAALPLVASGHAQGVITFAWDRERVISGGERAFLEAVASQCAQALERLTLHESQMRRARHLRKLLKFSADITLVLDNTARVTYLSPSVTQLLGYHPADLVALSLPDVLHPDDLPGLEDQFTRAILTPDVALRAVARVRHKHGGWVWMEVVGRNLLGDEDVRGFVCNARDVTTSFQAIKALRDSERTARSHATRYQRLLDLITAVDAHADEDALIVTVLERGLAVMDYNQAFYHDVEGTTIRQRFARGEDLDEALAVLPATMNLHELGASGRALLRHEVYFAAANVPIMNPPEPLPRRFWRAFCTFPVLVGGELRGAFTFVSSHGNEVHDDYKQLMRSLAGHLSALFERHAHLRMLDVAREETLRTIGVTLEYRDLESKGHTNRVVALALRLGQALGLTGPELDALRWGAYLHDTGKIATPDEILLKPGPLDAQEWEVMRRHPLVGYQMLSRIPLLPPTTLAVVMHHHEHWDGGGYPSRLHGEDIPFAARIFAVVDAFDALTSKRPYKLAWSHEAALTELEREAGRHFDPDVVRVFVQVMQDDDRRHDLEA, from the coding sequence GTGCCTGCAATCGAGCATCACCCTCTCACGCCCGAGCAGCTGCTCGACTTGCAACGCCACGTCACCTCCCTTCTGGTCGCCAGCAACGCCTCCCACGACGTCGTCAGCCTCATCCTCGACCACGTTCGCGTCGCTCTCAGCGCGCACTCTGCCAGCGTCGACCTTCAAGACGCCGACCGCTCGGTCCTCCACCGAGTCGCCGCCATCGGCTACACCTCCGAAGCCTTGCAAGGTTGGCGCGACGTTCCGCTCACGTCGGGCGCTCCCATCACCGACGCGGTCCTCGAACGACGCGCCATCTACCTCACGGCCACTCAGTGGGACGCTCAGTATCCGCATCTCGCGGGCGTGCGCCTACCGAGCATGCAAAGCGTGGCCGCCCTGCCCCTGGTCGCGAGCGGTCACGCCCAAGGCGTCATCACCTTCGCGTGGGACCGTGAACGCGTGATCAGCGGCGGCGAGCGCGCGTTTCTGGAAGCGGTCGCCAGTCAATGCGCCCAAGCACTCGAGCGGCTCACGCTGCACGAAAGCCAAATGCGGCGTGCGCGTCACCTTCGCAAGTTGCTGAAGTTCAGCGCAGACATTACCTTGGTCCTCGACAACACGGCGCGCGTCACGTACCTCAGTCCGAGCGTCACCCAACTTCTCGGGTACCACCCCGCCGACCTGGTGGCCTTGAGCTTGCCCGATGTCCTCCACCCCGACGACCTGCCCGGCCTGGAGGATCAATTCACGCGGGCGATCTTGACGCCGGACGTGGCGTTGCGGGCCGTGGCTCGCGTGCGTCACAAACACGGCGGTTGGGTTTGGATGGAAGTCGTCGGACGCAACCTGCTCGGGGACGAAGACGTCCGCGGCTTCGTGTGCAACGCCCGCGACGTTACCACCTCCTTCCAGGCCATCAAGGCGTTGCGGGACAGCGAACGTACCGCTCGCTCGCACGCGACGCGCTACCAACGCCTGCTCGACCTCATCACGGCGGTAGACGCACACGCCGACGAGGACGCCCTGATCGTCACGGTCCTCGAGCGGGGCTTGGCCGTCATGGATTACAACCAGGCGTTTTATCACGACGTCGAAGGCACGACCATTCGGCAGCGCTTCGCGCGCGGCGAGGACCTCGACGAGGCCCTCGCGGTCCTGCCCGCCACCATGAACCTCCATGAGCTCGGCGCGTCCGGGCGGGCATTGTTGCGTCACGAAGTGTACTTCGCGGCGGCGAACGTGCCGATCATGAATCCGCCGGAGCCCTTGCCGCGTCGCTTCTGGCGGGCGTTCTGCACGTTTCCGGTGTTGGTCGGCGGGGAGTTGCGCGGAGCGTTCACGTTCGTCAGCTCGCACGGCAACGAAGTGCACGACGACTACAAGCAGCTGATGCGCAGCTTGGCCGGTCACCTCAGCGCCCTGTTCGAACGGCACGCGCACCTGCGCATGCTGGATGTGGCCCGCGAGGAGACGTTGCGGACCATCGGCGTGACCCTCGAGTACCGCGACCTCGAAAGCAAGGGGCACACGAACCGCGTGGTGGCGCTGGCGCTGCGACTCGGGCAGGCGTTGGGTCTCACGGGTCCGGAGCTCGACGCGTTGCGGTGGGGAGCGTACTTGCATGACACGGGCAAGATCGCCACGCCGGACGAGATCCTCCTCAAGCCCGGTCCGCTCGACGCGCAAGAGTGGGAAGTCATGCGCCGACACCCCTTGGTCGGTTATCAAATGTTGTCGCGCATTCCCTTGCTGCCGCCGACGACGCTGGCCGTGGTGATGCATCATCACGAGCATTGGGACGGCGGCGGATACCCGTCGAGGCTGCACGGCGAGGACATTCCCTTCGCCGCTCGGATTTTCGCCGTGGTAGACGCGTTCGACGCGTTGACGTCCAAGCGGCCGTACAAACTTGCTTGGTCGCACGAAGCGGCGTTGACGGAGTTGGAGCGGGAAGCAGGACGACACTTCGATCCGGATGTCGTTCGGGTGTTCGTGCAGGTGATGCAAGACGACGATCGGCGACACGACCTCGAGGCTTGA
- a CDS encoding BTAD domain-containing putative transcriptional regulator, whose translation MSQNAWHVQLLGPVHLRGPDGLEQRPERKLAACLAYLALEGATPRGKLVGLLWPDSPEHTARNNLSQMLRKLRLFANADLVTGGDLLTLSPDVQVDAARLRDHFAQGRADEILTQNAELLAGLRYDDCPDLDDWVTAERERHTEWRGLAVRAEIARLEGAGEYAAALVQARTLLDLDAVSEEAWRHVIRLHYLLGDRPAALRAYQKCKEVLWREFQTEPLAETVQLAREIERGTVPAPAPVKTSALPLAVLRPPHLIGREEEWARLDEAWERGQMIYVEGDPGVGKTRLVTDFAASKGVFIEFRGRPGDVHQPFTSSARNYRALAERAPNLDLEPWVWREVGRVLPEYAPPGEIVEPLSSGADLLRYRQAMLVFSRQAYRGIRTVIADDIQFYDHPSTRDGLYFFANMFAGPHDPENPAPRVIGTYRSGELMPEVMRDVEELVRQGVAVHIRLRPLGEDLLGALMDDLGVPTDPTLRQRLARYSGGSPLFLLEIVKHLIESGTFASGAASAVSLPITARVGEVISRRLARLSAPALQAARAASVLQSDFDVELVAEVLGAPLLDTAAAWEELEAAGIVRGHGFWHDLVYETVSRGIPASVRALLHRAAARTLERLDGHSARVARHWQEGGKLDLAGPAFLRAAREAEDRYQLAETAQFYASAASAFEALGRSDEATAARLAAERVQSQLLSVSVQ comes from the coding sequence CCGCCCGCAACAACCTCTCGCAGATGCTGCGCAAGCTGCGCTTGTTCGCGAACGCCGATCTCGTGACGGGCGGCGACTTGCTGACGCTGTCTCCCGACGTGCAAGTGGACGCCGCGCGCCTTCGCGACCACTTCGCGCAAGGCCGCGCCGACGAGATCTTGACTCAGAACGCGGAACTGCTCGCCGGTCTGCGTTATGACGACTGCCCCGACCTGGACGACTGGGTGACCGCCGAACGCGAGCGCCACACCGAATGGCGCGGTCTCGCCGTTCGCGCCGAGATCGCTCGTCTGGAGGGCGCAGGGGAATACGCTGCGGCCCTCGTGCAAGCCCGGACGCTCCTGGATCTCGACGCCGTGTCCGAAGAGGCGTGGCGGCACGTCATTCGGCTGCACTACCTGTTGGGAGATCGTCCGGCGGCGCTTCGCGCGTACCAGAAGTGCAAGGAAGTCCTTTGGCGTGAATTCCAGACCGAGCCGCTGGCCGAGACCGTGCAACTGGCCCGCGAAATCGAGCGCGGAACGGTGCCCGCGCCCGCACCCGTGAAAACGTCCGCCCTGCCGCTCGCCGTGCTGCGCCCGCCGCACCTGATCGGACGCGAGGAGGAGTGGGCGCGACTCGACGAAGCTTGGGAACGCGGCCAGATGATCTACGTGGAGGGCGATCCCGGCGTCGGCAAGACGAGACTCGTCACGGACTTCGCCGCCAGCAAGGGCGTGTTCATCGAATTCCGAGGGCGGCCGGGCGACGTGCACCAGCCGTTCACGAGTTCCGCGCGCAACTACCGCGCGCTGGCCGAACGTGCGCCCAACCTCGACTTGGAGCCTTGGGTGTGGCGAGAGGTGGGCCGTGTGCTGCCCGAGTACGCACCTCCCGGCGAAATCGTCGAGCCATTGAGCTCGGGCGCCGACCTGCTTCGCTACCGTCAAGCCATGCTGGTATTCTCGCGCCAAGCGTACCGCGGCATCCGCACCGTCATTGCCGACGACATCCAGTTCTACGATCATCCTTCGACGCGCGACGGTTTGTACTTCTTCGCCAACATGTTCGCCGGTCCGCACGATCCCGAAAACCCCGCGCCGCGCGTGATCGGCACCTACCGAAGCGGGGAGTTGATGCCCGAGGTGATGCGTGACGTCGAGGAACTCGTACGGCAAGGCGTCGCCGTTCACATCCGGCTGCGACCGCTCGGTGAAGACTTGCTCGGCGCCTTGATGGACGACCTCGGCGTGCCCACCGACCCCACCTTGCGCCAACGGCTCGCTCGGTACTCGGGCGGAAGCCCCTTGTTCCTGCTGGAGATCGTCAAACACCTCATCGAAAGTGGAACCTTCGCCTCCGGCGCCGCTTCCGCCGTCTCGCTTCCCATCACGGCCCGCGTCGGCGAAGTCATTTCCCGGCGCCTCGCGCGGCTCTCGGCGCCGGCCCTGCAAGCGGCCCGCGCGGCCAGCGTGCTCCAAAGCGACTTCGACGTGGAACTCGTTGCCGAGGTGCTCGGCGCGCCCCTGCTCGATACTGCCGCCGCGTGGGAGGAATTGGAGGCCGCCGGAATCGTGCGCGGACACGGGTTCTGGCATGACCTCGTGTACGAGACCGTGAGCAGGGGCATTCCCGCGAGCGTGCGCGCCCTCCTGCACCGCGCGGCGGCGCGCACCTTGGAACGCCTCGACGGCCATTCGGCGCGTGTCGCTCGGCACTGGCAGGAAGGCGGCAAGCTCGACTTGGCCGGTCCGGCCTTCCTGCGCGCCGCCCGAGAAGCCGAGGATCGATACCAACTCGCCGAGACCGCGCAGTTCTACGCCTCGGCCGCCTCCGCCTTCGAAGCGCTGGGGCGCTCCGACGAAGCCACGGCCGCCCGTCTCGCGGCCGAGCGCGTGCAAAGCCAACTGCTCAGCGTGAGCGTTCAATAG